In Oncorhynchus tshawytscha isolate Ot180627B unplaced genomic scaffold, Otsh_v2.0 Un_contig_11569_pilon_pilon, whole genome shotgun sequence, a single genomic region encodes these proteins:
- the LOC112267649 gene encoding ly6/PLAUR domain-containing protein 6, with protein sequence MMEAWPTAWVLLLTLIVDWLEAAQSRDFTVKDIILLHPSTTPHPGGFKCFTCKDAPDNYECNRWAPDVYCPRETRYCYTLHVLDVQGNTVSVTKRCVALAHCLSTGCTQDNHEGYKVCTACCEGNICNMQLPRNKTDAIFSTTSLLHSSNGLLTHYWLLTGCLSSTVISAMLSNSL encoded by the exons ATGATGGAGGCCTGGCCAACAGCCTGGGTCCTACTTTTAACGCTAATCGTTGATTGGCTGGAAGCGGCTCAATCGCGGGACTTCACTGTGAAGGacatcatcctcctccatccatcaA CCACACCTCATCCTGGAGGGTTCAAGTGCTTCACATGTAAAGATGCACCAGACAACTACGAATGCAATCGCTGGGCTCCGGACGTATACTGCCCACGAG agacCAGGTACTGCTACACCCTCCATGTGTTGGACGTCCAGGGGAACACTGTGTCTGTGACCAAACGCTGCGTGGCCCTGGCCCACTGTCTGTCTACAGGCTGCACCCAGGACAACCATGAAGGATACAAG GTCTGCACTGCTTGCTGTGAAGGAAACATCTGTAACATGCAGTTGCCAAGAAACAAGACAGACGCCATCttttccaccacctctctcctccacagCAGTAACGGTCTACTCACACACTACTGGCTGCTCACTGGCTGTCTGAGCTCCACCGTCATCAGCGCAATGCTATCCAACAGTCTATGA